The DNA sequence TGCTGgaagctttttttaatgttatgtaatgtttgaGAAAAACCACCTCCTgtacttttaaatgtgaaagAGTGCAGAAATgactttctttcctttctctgcaGACCTACATTGGAACTCTCTTGGTGTCGGTCAACCCATATAAAGACTTAGATATCTACAGCAAGAAGCAAATGGATACCTACATGGGTGTGAATTTCTTTGAGCTGCCCCCTCATATGTAAGATGTTCTGTATTTATGTAAACTGCACTGTGTACTTGCATACAGTGGGGTGGACGGATTGTCATACAATTTTGTAGAaattcatgttccccagaggatATATTCCCACTGACCTTGGTTATCCCCGGACTGTCCCTCTAGTGCCGCCGTCGGgtcaaaacaataatttatacAAAACTTTGGTTTAGGAGTAAAACCTGCACagttaaatacttttttattactatcATCCTCAGCTGTAcgttgtgtttagtgctaataaGCCACCCAACATGTGAACTTGATAAACATTTTACCGGCAAAAATCAGCATAGTCATTGTGAGTTTATTAGCAAgctgacattagcattcagCTAAAGGCACCGCTCTTCCTTAGTACAGCATCACAGAGCCAGTAGTGTGGCCGTAGgctcttacttacttactcttACTCTTGTTAGAAATACAATACGTATGTTAAACTTTcaattaaatagaaaacattgtcatattggaagaaaaaaagacgaGATGTCAGTGTGACATTAGagtttataaattataaatgcaagTCCTCATAGTTGCCAAGGGGTTTTAAAGTGCCAACCATTAACCGCAACGGCAGTAGCCCTTTGCTGCGGGTCACACACCAACTTTCTCTCCCCTCATTGCCTTTCACCTTCCTACACCCAGCTATCTGATGAACGCATGACAATGCTATGGAGtgaagttttttattttataagtcttgttaaaaagggaaagagaaatgCTATTTACACAGGTCTATactttagaaacacattttctgatggaaagaaaatctGCATCTGAGTCtgaatttttaaaaaggagCTGACTTTGACCTATTACTCTACTTTCAGTTATGCGCTGGCAGACAACGTCTTCCGCAGCATGCTGTCTGAGTTCAACAACCACTTCATCCTGATCTCAGGGGAGAGCGGAGCAGGCAAGACCGAGGCCTCCAAGAAAATCCTGCAATTCTACGCTGTGAGCTGTCCGAGTACTAAACTCCTGAACAACGTCCGGGACAGACTGCTTCACTCCAACCCAGTGCTTGAGGTCAGTTGGATGGACATGTGTGCCAATGCTTCTGATGTGtaagacaattttttttgagaaaaacatgATCCTAAAATCTGCCATGTGTcgccttatttattttttatttcacccaGGCCTTCGGAAATGCCAAAACCCTGAAGAATGACAACTCTAGCCGCTTTGGAAAATACATGGACATCCAATTTGACCACCAGGTGGactgaaatattttcattaCAGTGCGAATTACAATGTTAGGATAAAACAACAAGCACTGTAATGACCTCTAAGTTTGTTtgcactcactctctctctctctctcacagggTGGCGCTGTTGGGGGTCACATCCTCAGTTACCTGTTGGAGAAGTCCCGTGTGGTGCACCAGAATCACGGAGAAAGAAACTTCCATATCTTCTATCAGCtggtggagggaggagaggaagatcTGCTCCGCTGGCTCGGCCTGGAGAGAAGCTGCCAGCACTACAGGTACCTGGTGCAGgtcagtggaaaaacaaacatcatcataaacttaatttactgtatatggTGTGACAAAAACCTCTTGACTGagactttttcttctttgtgccCTCCAGGGTGAATGTGCCAAAGTTAGCTCCATCAATGATAAAAGGGACTGGAAGACGGTGCAGAAAGCCCTCTCTGTCATAGAGTTTGATGAGAGTGATATTGAGGTGAGGTAGTACAGTACAATTTTGttaaactttattaaaattatGCATGATACGTTTTGCCGGTGATTTCTGACGTATTTCTTTCTGGGTGTAAACGTAGCACCTGTTTGGAATAATTGCTAGTGTTCTCCATCTGGGGAATATCAAGTTTGAAGCAGATGTTCGAGGATACGCCTCTCTCAACAACAACCAGGAGATGCACTGGGTGTCAAAGGTGAGTCTCAAACAAACTGCAGATAGTGTAAACCCTTTACTTATCTCCACGCAGCTTTCTGATTGAGACCAGGAAGAGATTTGGTGctacaagttgtttttttcgcTTTGCATTTGCTATGCAGTTGCTGGGGATTCCTACTCAGGTATTACAACAGGGCTTAACCCACAGGAAGATTGAAGCCAAAACAGAGGAGGTGACTaacttaaatttaaagtttaaaagctgtttaaccttttttgtcgagttcattttattttatctacaTTATTCTGATGTTGAAGGTGTTCAGTCCTTTCTCTGTGGACCATGCAGTATATGCCAGGGATGCCCTCGCCAAAGCTATCTATGGCCGCACTTTCAACTGGCTGGTCAACAAGATCAATGAATCTTTAGTTAACAAGGTGAGAATAAAAAAGCAATCTACCTTCTTTCTAATCTTGCCGAGCCAGACCTGTCTTATAAAGATCACGAAATTGGGAGAAAATTGGAGTAAAGAGATTTCAGCCAGCCTGAGGCAGCCATTTGATTAGTTGTGAGTCTGAAAACACTTAACACCGGAAACAGCACATCTGGCAAATGTTTCTTTGGGCTAATTTCTTTTCTCCAGAATATAAtttaattggtttaaagtaacACCAACATGTAAAGGTTTCTCCACAGAGGTCCTGTTTTACAAAACCATCCGTAGCAGATTTTTAATGTGCAGAAATCATATCTGTGTAAATCAACTGTAGGATTCCTCCAGGAAAACAGTAATTGGTCTGTTGGACATCTATGGTTTCGAGGTTTTCAACGTGAACAGGTGAGATCATGCACATCTGAGCTAATTCAGTGTGAAATGAACAATCCAATACTGACAGCgcctttgatttattttagcTTTGAGCAGTTTTGCATCAACTACTGCAACGAGAAGCTGCAGCAGCTTTTCATCCAGCTGACCCTGAAGTCAGAGCAGGAGGAGTACGAGATGGAGGGGATTGAAGTAATAATGCTATTAATCCTtatattttgttgtcatttgtctCAAAGTGCTACTTATGTGTGCAAATCATAGCCTGCATAtggtaaaaaatacaatagtaaacaaaacaaaaactgctttTCAACCCCTGCTTTTCTTGTTTGTTGCACAGTGGGAACCAGTGCCATTTTTCAACAACAAGATCATCTGTGATCTTGTAGAGGAGAAACATCGAGGAATCATATCTTTATTGGTAAAGATATTGAGTCATGTTCCTACAGAAAGACAAACTCACCCACAAAACTAAAACAGGACTGAATTATTGACGCTTATGCTCTAATACAGGACGAGGAATGTTTACGTCCTGGAGAGGCCACAGATCTCACCTTTCTAGAGAAGATGGAGGAAAAGATCAGTGGTCATCCTCATTTCGTCACGTGAGCtctatacattttctttttagaagTGCACCTTATCTACGCATGCTCATGTCAGCACATTGCAGAACCATAAACAGCATAATGCCCTACACTTACTTTCTCCTTCCTGTAGACATAAACTTGCAGACCAAAAGACGAGGAAAACCCTGGAAAGGGGAGACTTTCGCCTCTTGCACTATGCTGGCGAGGTTACATACTGTGTTGTTGGTAAGAGATGAGACAGCTCTGTATGTTAAATAATGTCTCTCTTTGTTACAATACCATTTCATGAGCATTATGTAACATCAGCTTATTGCTAAGATGTAGTGTGACATCAGCAAACTGCTCTTACCTCGAGATAAAGTAAAATGGCAGCCAACTGACTGTGATTTCTGTGTGCCATTACATAGGTCATATTCTCACTTCTTAATATATGCATACACTAAATACATCACTTTCAAATAGTATCGCTGTCAATGTAAACAGTATGCCAGTGGCAAAAttattaacacaaaacaaatattaacaaaCAAAATCCCATGGAAACCCACaaacgttttgtttttggaatgttttgttaatttatcccaattctattttttattgtttatataataaaataaactcaGATTTTTGTTTCTATGTGTCATTATGTTGGGCTCATGTcagaaatgttttgtatttaaatttttttctcaataaatgtttatccaaaaaaaaagaaaccaccCCTGAGCTCTAGTAGCCTAGCTTGAGATGGGTAGGCTAGCATGTTATAACAAAGTTCTGTTCCCGATAAAGATACCATTCAAGGGAAAGTAAACTACACAGTAGCATCCAGTTAGGTCTGTGATTCATAGAAAGTAAGAGTGACACCACCGTTTTGATCACTTATATTGACATGAGTACTGCTCTACTGACATTCCTTAGCCTCTCTGGATAACTAGAGGTGATAATTAGAGGTGACTTCATTACGCTCATACAAAGTAATTGACTAAATACCTCCCCTTCCCCCCAAAaggcaaatcattttttttaaatatatatatatacataaaaaatttttttttgtgaaatgtatcTATTATTTTACTACATGTCATGTTAGTGCTTATGAATTCAATCTTTAATTTGTAAGAAGAATTAAATGCTTTTGccaaaaatgacttttaaaatTTTTCTTTGGTCTTTTACCTTTTAGGATTCTTGGACAAAAACAATGATCTCTTGTATAGAAATGGGAAAGAggtaattttatttaatttttttagaataaaaacCAGGTGACACGCAAATGTATTTGGAATACACCAACACAATACGTGATCTGAATTTACTGTTTGACTTCTGATACACTTCACTGCtaccaaaaaacaccaaaattgagtcaaaatatatataaaagcaaAGGAGCATAATTATTAATCAAGGTATACTTTAGTCTGATGTGTCTGGGCCTTATGCGGTTTTTCTATTCTCCTTAAGGTTATGCGACAGTCCAAGAATGCTATAATCAAACACTGTTTTCCTTCTACTGAACCGGACAGCAAGCGGAGACCTGAAACTGTAAGAAACTATTAAGAACATGATTTAATAATTTACACAACTACTATAAACAAACCATTTACACATGTATACCTGTGACTCCCTAGGTGGTGACTCAGTTTAAGAGCAGCCTGGTGGGCTTGACTGAGATCCTAATGTCCAAAGACCCCTGGTATGTCCGCTGCATTAAACCCAATGAAGCCAAGCAGCCAGGTGTGTCCCGAACaatgtttacttttaaataGACCATAGAGCCAGAGCAATACTTCTGACTATATTCAGTCTACAGTCATGAAGTGACACCAGACAGTTCTGGACTCTTTAGATGACATTTTGTGTCCACTGCAGGACACTTTGATGATGTGttggtgagacatcaggtgaagtACCTGGGGCTGATGGAGCACCTGAGGGTCAGGCGTGCTGGGTTTGCTTACCGACGCAAATATGAGATATTTCTCCAGAGGTAGCTCAGCACACCTTTTCTCCTTGCTTTCATCCAAAATGCACACAGAGTTTTTCTTGTTCTTGCTGTAGACATTTGGCATGTATTCATTTTTGCTGCTGAGTGTAAAGCTGTGTGTGCATTCCTCTACTGTGTTCAGGTACAAGGCTCTGTGCCCTGAAACCTGGCCCAACTGGAAAGGCACGGCAGCAGAAGGTGTGCAGTGCCTGATCAAGTACCTGGGCTACAAACCTATTGAGTACAAGATGGGCAGGTAGGCAGGTGTTTATGCAAGGGTGACATTTGATACACTGTCTAAGATGGGTTCACCCAGAAGCGATGCAGTAACTTCTCAGTGTTTGTCTCATTTCCACAAGGACAAAGATTTTCATCCGGCACCCTCGAACTCTGTTTGCAACAGAAGACGCCTTTCAGGTCTGCAAACATAAGCTAGGTGAGATGTATGTACATATAGTTGCAATACCACATTAAGCATCATAACACTCCTGAGAGTGAACTGTAACTCTCATTGCTACAGCAACAAGGATTCAGGCCAAGTACAAAGGCTACAGAGCGAAAGGAGACTACCTTAAACAGAGAGAGGCTGGTGAGTATTAAAATGCCCAAAGATGGGTTTGTAAGCATAAACTAAAAGCTTTTCCTATACTAAATGCGGGTGAACAGCCAACATAACAGACATTTGAAGATATTACTTTGTATTACATTGTCTCATGTAAACAGCCACTATGATTGAGGCCTGCTGGAGAGGTCTACTGGCTAGAAAGGAGCGTGAAAAGAGGGCATGGGCTGTCAAGGTAATCCAAAAGTAAGTTCACACTAtgaaattgaatgaatgaaatctaTTTCGTTAAATGAGAGGAGATGGCCTTAAAGTATAATCACATCTATGTTTTAAGGCTAtctgtgttttgatttgttatAGGTTCATTAAAGGTTTCATGACTCGAAATCAGCCAGTCTGCGTTGACAACAGTGAGTACCTGGCGTACGTAAGGCAGAACTACCTCACACGGCTGAGTGACAACCTTCCCAAAACAGTCATGGAAAAAGACTCTTGGCTCACCCCTCCGCCTGTAATGCATGAGGTGGGTGATTTTTTACATCAACTGTTTCAAGGCTTTAGGCTGCATGCATGAGGGCAGCGGCTGGGTTAGGGTAAAGTTTGACACTGTATTTTTCCTAGGTTTCCCAGCTGTTGAAGAAGCTCTACATTCGCCACATGGTACGGAAGTATGTTCGGGGAATCACTCCACAGAGGAAAGCACAGGTACAATCTGCcttttgtcacacacaatgGTAAAAATGTCAGTGAAGGAAATGCAGGCAAAGTCTTAACTCACattctgctttctttctgttttcttgtttacAGCTTCTGTTAAAAGCCCAGACAAGCTCCAtgttcaaaggaaaaaaagaaaactacccCTTTAGTGTGTGCAGACCGTTCGTGGACACCAGGATAGGTAAGACTGTTGAGAATTAACATTATTAGTTTTAAGTACAGTTCTCTGTACATACAACATGATAACAATAATAGTGAAATTAATCTGTGGAGACTGTAAATGCCTGCACTGCATTAGGTTAAATGTTTCCAAAGTACAAGTTTGCATTTGGAATTTGGAAAAAGCCtttccagatttaaaaaaatcagcaaTAGTAAGTTTTCATTtgcaaattaaataacaaacatGATTGTATGTACTGCGGAAATACTTTTTAAGCCTGTTAATGGactattttgtacatttataataaagttATAATGGAATTACTGAGACAGTAtagtgttattttatttaatctcaTGGAGTCTCTTATTTTATTAAGGTACAGGAGACATAAACATCAAAGTGCTTCAGATGATCCGGCATGAGCACATCAAGGTAAACTAACATTGGAATTTACTTTGCATCTTTATACTCGATCCACACTAACCTtgtgcccccccctccccccacagtACAGTGTGCCAGTGGTGAAGTACGACAGAAACGGGTTCAGGCCTCGTCTTCGGCAGCTCATCTTTACCCAGGAGGCCGCCTACATGGTCGAGGATACAAAGATCAAGCAGCGGATAGATTACATCTCTCTGAAAGGTAACGAGTGAGACAAAATAAGCAGTGTTATCTATAGGGAGAGCAACACACACGTTTTAAACTTGCTGTTATGtacacattactttttttatagGTGTGTCGGTCAGCAACCTGAGTGACAACTTCCTGATCCTTCATGTTACATGTGAGGACATCAAGCAAAAGGTAGATATATCAAAAGACTGGATTCTATAGATATCTAAGgcaatgttttaattttctttttaaatgtccatcTGCAGGTCATGTATacatggatgtactgtatgaaaTGTGGCTCTCTAGACAGTTAATTAGGTCTGCAATGGCAATAAAGACCTCATACTCATCCTCATACTCAAAACAATTTAGTTAAATTGGCTTTGAGTTTATTGTTCAGAAGAAGTTTAGAGATAATATGGAGAGCAAGCTCAGAtcaaaaaacattactttatgAATTGGTTCATTCAAGGCTTCTGTATTGTATAATCATCACATCGAACTGGCGCCATTTGTTCTCTTAGGGGGATCTGGTCCTTCAGTGTGACTACCTGTTTGAGGCCTTGACTAAGTTGAGTCTTATTGGCAACCAGCAGAACTCCATTAAAGTGGTCCAGGGCAGGTACATAATCTAGATTGTGTGTTGTAATAATAAAGCTATAAACTAAATGGTAAAAATTATGATGCGCCAAATTCAATTTGAAATTGTTATTATCACTTGTAGTGTGCGATTTGACATCCAGCCTGGCAGAGAGGGCTTTGTGGACTTCAAGAGTGGTCAGGAATCCATGATCTACAGGGCAAAAAATGGCCATTTGATGGTGGTGAGTTCATTACAGCATCGTAAATCAATGtcaaaatagtaatagtataaaCAATTGACCAAGctttttactttcttctttAGGAATCTACAAGCACCAAGTCCAGATGATGCTACCAGTGATTTGGGGATGATGTTTCAGTAAACAGCAGTGTTTGTTCTGTAATCCTGCTTCATGGTTTTTGCcaattgtgttttatgtcagctaatttgtcattttttgcaGATTTATGACAATTTTATTCAATCAGGTGTATACAAATATTACACTGCCAATTACTAAGTTGTAAAGAGCAGAAAGCAAGCTAATAGTAAAAGCTAGCCAGAATATCATTATGTCTGCTGTTCCTAATGTGTCTGAAGTTTAAATCATCGCTAAGTGAACAAACAGATCCCAGCTCACATTCAATATAACTAGCCATCCTTAATGAATAGAAGCACTTGTAATCTTTTTTGTATTAAGTGTATCTGAAATGCTGTCTAGATGATAACAGTAGAGAACTATATTAGGAATGTGTGCAGCCATGAATGTTTACAGTGCCTCATCCATGTtgtactttaaatttaaaacatgttttacccCAATGGACACTGCATGTAAAAAAGCACATGTATTTTTGGGAAGAAAATTACTTTAATACAGAGCAAAGTACATCAGCACATTTCCAAAGCATGCTTGACACCCACCAGAAGTGTGTCACTGAGATGGTTCATGAGGTAGCAGCTCCCCCCAATGTCTTACTGCTGGCCCTACAGGTTCCCAGCTCTGATTGCTTTCAGGTTGGGTAATAAACACACTTGTAATGAGCTCATGTAAAGAATTCAATTTCCATTTAACTTAAACTTCAATGTGATGCCGATTCGGTGGgcagaaaacaaatgacatgAAGCATGGAAGTGTAACTCTTATTGGTGTCTCAGTAAAGGCAGCATTGGATTGGGCAGGAACTTATATCAGCAGCATACTCTGCTGGACAACACAAataccaacatgaaaaaaatagcACTACTAGTAAGcagcattcagaaaaaaaaattaaaaatactatttagtattttcttatgaagttaaaaaataaagagtaaaGCTTTCGTCAGTCTAAGCATTTTACCATGATGGCATATTAACGTTCAGGCTGAACTTTGCGCAGTCATGAGTCATGACTCAAATGCAATCTTTTATTCTTAATCCTATGAATCACTGTTTCTGCACACATTATCCTCCTTAGAAAAGGAATGGAAATGCTTATGTGGAATAAACAATCTCATCCCACACAATCATATTAGAGTGTCTGTTGTATCTTTATCTAAATATGATATTGAGTATGTAAGAGCCAATGAGATAAGTTTCTGCTAGTCTGAAATACCTAATACCTATAATATCTCAAATCTATTAAGCAGATTATAAATCTTACAAACAAATTGGCACTTAAGGTAGAGATGGTCAAAGGTAGTCATGTGAGAATAATGCAGTCAGAGTTGTTATCATAATGACCTCTGGTTGATGATTAAACAGATGTTTGTAAATGCCTGCGATGAAGAGGGCAAAGGTCTAGAAACATGCTGAGTATGTACACCTAGGATGAAATTGTAGAAGCATCTAAGATAGCAGCAGAATCAAACCTTGACTAACAATTTCACTCACTGTCATGATGGAAAGATCAACAGCAGTGATATTTGTCCTTCTGGTTTTATGTATCTGCAGGACATTAGGTAAATATGCACACACTTCTAAATTGTTACATATATTGTGTTTCATCTCtgacatttggagaaaaaaactggTGGCTCATTCCAGATTCCATGAAGAACTTATTTCTCCTTATTTTGGACAGGACAGACATGTGAAGGACACTGTGGAGGAAAATTTGACTCATGTTCATGCCACTCGACATGCACGTCTCTGGAGCACTGCTGTGCAGACTATAAAGAATACTGTGTGGAAGTTTTTCCCTATTCCGGGTCCATTTTGGGTGGGACGGATTTTATTGTCCTTGAACTGAGTTTCAATAAGAGTTCTGAGATCATATGCaggtaagacttttttttaattcaattcaattttcaatctaattttaattatagtaccaattcataacaagcgttatctcaagacactttacagacagagtaaaGTGTTTTTACACCTCAGTATAAAAATATTTCTAAACCTGATCTAATTTTAcctttgattaattgattatggTTACATTATAGAAACCTGCAGATCATTTGTTTATAATGGCAGGTTCAACCACAATATCAATACTGTGGGGTATGTGGATGAAAACAGTAGAGGCCATTGTATCTCTCCACTGTTGTATGAAACAGGATGGGTTCCCCTGCACATCTCCTCAGATAACGGCACTACATTCAATAGAGTTGGAGCCTGGTTCTCAGGTACAATAACTGTCTGTGAATGCCCTCAATACTCTTCCATAAACTACATTAATGCACAGTTTTCCATTTAGtgttaaaattacattaatgtTACTTATTTGATTCAATTGTTTTGCTACAGTACATACTGGCAAGTTAGATGCTAAGTTTAAGGCAACTATGGTCAACTCAACAAAATGGCAGTACTATGGCACACCTGATGTTGGAGGCACTCTTGAGATGAAATGGAATACCTCTTTGGTTAGCGCGGAGAGGGTCAATATAGAGCTCTGGGGATACATTGAGACAGGTGAGTGTGCAATGTATTCACCACATTTACACTTTGTAAATCACATGACAATTACTAATtgggtaaaataaatgaattctGTTAAATGTTCTCTGCAGGAAAACCCTATACAGACAACTGGCAGGGTGAGTGGAAATATCTGTACTCACTTGCAAAGCATCAGCCCAACAGTGGTTCCTTTAGTTTTTTGCCCAAACCAGCAGAAAACGGCTTTTCAAGTTGGGAGCTTGGCTCTGTACGCATCAGCCCCAGCACCTACCCTGATGGCATGTGGTACGTACAAACACATGGctgtaataaaatgtgttattctaGTTGTCAGCTGTACAGTATTTGCCACGTTCATTTAGGAATGTACAAGCAGCGTGGACTGAGGATCACGCTCTGGCCTGGCATCTGGAGGAGAAGTTCAGGAAAAACTCAACAGTTTGGGCCCTGGACAAATGTTTAGCATGGGACCAGCTGGAAAATCAGCTGCCTAACTTCCTCAGTGAGATCGTAGACTGCCCCTGCACTCTGGCTCAAGCGAGAGCAGACACAGGGAGGTTTCATGTAAGTATTAAAGGGTAGCGAGT is a window from the Etheostoma cragini isolate CJK2018 chromosome 16, CSU_Ecrag_1.0, whole genome shotgun sequence genome containing:
- the myo1hb gene encoding unconventional myosin-Ih isoform X1, which translates into the protein MEASLTARDRVGIQDFVLLDAYTSESAFLDNLRKRFHENLIYTYIGTLLVSVNPYKDLDIYSKKQMDTYMGVNFFELPPHIYALADNVFRSMLSEFNNHFILISGESGAGKTEASKKILQFYAVSCPSTKLLNNVRDRLLHSNPVLEAFGNAKTLKNDNSSRFGKYMDIQFDHQGGAVGGHILSYLLEKSRVVHQNHGERNFHIFYQLVEGGEEDLLRWLGLERSCQHYRYLVQGECAKVSSINDKRDWKTVQKALSVIEFDESDIEHLFGIIASVLHLGNIKFEADVRGYASLNNNQEMHWVSKLLGIPTQVLQQGLTHRKIEAKTEEVFSPFSVDHAVYARDALAKAIYGRTFNWLVNKINESLVNKDSSRKTVIGLLDIYGFEVFNVNSFEQFCINYCNEKLQQLFIQLTLKSEQEEYEMEGIEWEPVPFFNNKIICDLVEEKHRGIISLLDEECLRPGEATDLTFLEKMEEKISGHPHFVTHKLADQKTRKTLERGDFRLLHYAGEVTYCVVGFLDKNNDLLYRNGKEVMRQSKNAIIKHCFPSTEPDSKRRPETVVTQFKSSLVGLTEILMSKDPWYVRCIKPNEAKQPGHFDDVLVRHQVKYLGLMEHLRVRRAGFAYRRKYEIFLQRYKALCPETWPNWKGTAAEGVQCLIKYLGYKPIEYKMGRTKIFIRHPRTLFATEDAFQVCKHKLATRIQAKYKGYRAKGDYLKQREAATMIEACWRGLLARKEREKRAWAVKVIQKFIKGFMTRNQPVCVDNSEYLAYVRQNYLTRLSDNLPKTVMEKDSWLTPPPVMHEVSQLLKKLYIRHMVRKYVRGITPQRKAQLLLKAQTSSMFKGKKENYPFSVCRPFVDTRIGTGDINIKVLQMIRHEHIKYSVPVVKYDRNGFRPRLRQLIFTQEAAYMVEDTKIKQRIDYISLKGVSVSNLSDNFLILHVTCEDIKQKGDLVLQCDYLFEALTKLSLIGNQQNSIKVVQGSVRFDIQPGREGFVDFKSGQESMIYRAKNGHLMVESTSTKSR
- the myo1hb gene encoding unconventional myosin-Ih isoform X2, which codes for MEASLTARDRVGIQDFVLLDAYTSESAFLDNLRKRFHENLIYTYIGTLLVSVNPYKDLDIYSKKQMDTYMGVNFFELPPHIYALADNVFRSMLSEFNNHFILISGESGAGKTEASKKILQFYAVSCPSTKLLNNVRDRLLHSNPVLEAFGNAKTLKNDNSSRFGKYMDIQFDHQGGAVGGHILSYLLEKSRVVHQNHGERNFHIFYQLVEGGEEDLLRWLGLERSCQHYRYLVQGECAKVSSINDKRDWKTVQKALSVIEFDESDIEHLFGIIASVLHLGNIKFEADVRGYASLNNNQEMHWVSKLLGIPTQVLQQGLTHRKIEAKTEEVFSPFSVDHAVYARDALAKAIYGRTFNWLVNKINESLVNKDSSRKTVIGLLDIYGFEVFNVNSFEQFCINYCNEKLQQLFIQLTLKSEQEEYEMEGIEWEPVPFFNNKIICDLVEEKHRGIISLLDEECLRPGEATDLTFLEKMEEKISGHPHFVTHKLADQKTRKTLERGDFRLLHYAGEVTYCVVGFLDKNNDLLYRNGKEVMRQSKNAIIKHCFPSTEPDSKRRPETVVTQFKSSLVGLTEILMSKDPWYVRCIKPNEAKQPGHFDDVLVRHQVKYLGLMEHLRVRRAGFAYRRKYEIFLQRYKALCPETWPNWKGTAAEGVQCLIKYLGYKPIEYKMGRTKIFIRHPRTLFATEDAFQVCKHKLATRIQAKYKGYRAKGDYLKQREAATMIEACWRGLLARKEREKRAWAVKVIQKFIKGFMTRNQPVCVDNSEYLAYVRQNYLTRLSDNLPKTVMEKDSWLTPPPVMHEVSQLLKKLYIRHMVRKYVRGITPQRKAQLLLKAQTSSMFKGKKENYPFSVCRPFVDTRIGDINIKVLQMIRHEHIKYSVPVVKYDRNGFRPRLRQLIFTQEAAYMVEDTKIKQRIDYISLKGVSVSNLSDNFLILHVTCEDIKQKGDLVLQCDYLFEALTKLSLIGNQQNSIKVVQGSVRFDIQPGREGFVDFKSGQESMIYRAKNGHLMVESTSTKSR